A section of the Sphaerobacter thermophilus DSM 20745 genome encodes:
- a CDS encoding NAD(P)/FAD-dependent oxidoreductase: METADVVVVGAGANGTSIAYHLARAGVKRVVVVERRHLAAGATGKSGALVRTHYTNEPETRLAVESLKYFANWSDMVGGECGFQKVGLMVFVPPEYDHHLEANVAMHRELGANAHLLTPDQARELDPSLRLDDVVRVAYEPDSGFADPNATTYSFARAAMDLGVTFKLDTRVTRVLTEGNRVAGVETTAGTIAAPVVVVAAGAWANQLFEPLGIDLPLVPSYARVTVFRWALERSPRHMTYIDRINHTWARPVDGNCTLIGGEQGVRPAADPEAYSEAVSQDFVDYCRERLIARWPVMRHSTMRGNWAGILMRSADSRPIIDHLPQYEGLYCMTGDSGTSFKTAPAIGKCLAEWITEGQPKTVDLTPFRSTRFAEGKPWIDENDYGESQATISR; the protein is encoded by the coding sequence ATGGAGACAGCGGACGTCGTTGTGGTGGGCGCGGGTGCTAATGGCACCAGCATCGCTTACCACCTGGCGCGCGCCGGGGTGAAGCGCGTTGTGGTGGTCGAGCGGCGCCACCTGGCGGCCGGGGCGACCGGTAAGAGCGGAGCGCTGGTGCGCACCCACTACACGAACGAGCCGGAGACGCGGCTCGCGGTCGAGAGCCTGAAGTACTTCGCCAACTGGTCCGACATGGTGGGCGGCGAGTGTGGGTTCCAGAAGGTGGGGCTGATGGTCTTCGTGCCGCCGGAGTACGACCACCACCTGGAGGCCAACGTCGCCATGCACCGCGAGCTGGGCGCCAACGCCCACCTGCTGACGCCGGACCAGGCGCGGGAGCTCGATCCGTCGCTGCGCCTCGACGACGTGGTGCGCGTGGCCTACGAGCCGGACTCGGGCTTCGCCGATCCGAACGCGACGACCTACAGCTTCGCCCGCGCGGCGATGGATCTCGGAGTCACCTTCAAGCTGGACACGCGGGTGACGCGCGTGCTCACCGAGGGCAATCGCGTCGCCGGGGTCGAGACGACGGCGGGCACCATCGCGGCGCCGGTGGTCGTGGTGGCCGCCGGGGCGTGGGCCAACCAGCTCTTCGAGCCGCTGGGGATCGACCTCCCGCTGGTGCCGAGCTACGCGCGGGTGACGGTCTTCCGCTGGGCGCTGGAGCGCTCGCCGCGGCACATGACCTACATCGACCGGATCAACCACACCTGGGCACGGCCGGTCGACGGCAACTGCACGCTTATTGGCGGGGAGCAGGGCGTCCGGCCCGCGGCCGACCCGGAGGCGTACAGTGAGGCGGTGTCGCAGGACTTCGTCGACTACTGCCGCGAGCGGCTGATCGCGCGCTGGCCGGTCATGCGCCACAGCACCATGCGGGGCAACTGGGCGGGCATCCTGATGCGCAGCGCCGACTCCCGGCCGATCATCGACCACCTGCCGCAGTACGAGGGGCTCTACTGCATGACCGGGGACAGCGGCACCTCGTTCAAGACCGCCCCGGCCATCGGCAAGTGCCTGGCCGAGTGGATCACCGAGGGCCAGCCCAAGACGGTGGATCTGACGCCGTTCCGCTCCACCCGCTTCGCCGAGGGCAAGCCCTGGATCGACGAGAACGACTACGGCGAGAGCCAGGCGACGATCTCGCGGTAG
- a CDS encoding peptidase M20: protein MRYPAKQHAMDWIDQQSARLSAFNEEIWRYAEPAWREYRSARAYVELLRSEGFHVEEGSGEMPTAFVATWGDGGPVLGAYAEYDAVPGNSQQVVPYRAPREGLSPWAAGHTDPHSMLGTAALTGVLAAKAAMERYGIRGTLKFFGEPAEKVCGSKPVHAAKGYYDGFDAFIAYHPHATNTVAWETQCGSYWSAVFTFECLEPETWIDKTLLPQPSSPHAVARCPGAIDALCLMYTTTKYTKEAMFPHTGTWTLNEFILVGGDATSDNLPPRLSQIQYSWRSPTLGIQQQIYNVLVQNARHAAAATGCVVSVRWVTKTRVGLPNNALAALTYRNLEAVGAPVLSEEARAFGREIQRNLGIPPMENPFDPACEQLVSPEEYEARLRRVLPDWQRNFTSDDYVEYTWHAPTVRLFTGRPRLRPHDPSYEYPAWAYNALGGLPAAVDPGMFVAGKTIAATLLDLLTQPDELARAKAEFVERTGGGVGGDKWVAPLLPRDFHPPVDLRWPEYIRTERGEEWWVPTPGPAGFGERL from the coding sequence ATGCGCTACCCGGCGAAGCAGCACGCGATGGACTGGATCGACCAGCAATCCGCGCGACTCTCCGCGTTCAATGAGGAAATCTGGCGCTACGCCGAACCGGCCTGGCGCGAGTACCGCTCGGCTCGGGCCTACGTCGAGCTGCTGCGCTCCGAGGGGTTCCATGTCGAGGAAGGCTCCGGCGAGATGCCGACCGCCTTCGTCGCCACCTGGGGCGACGGCGGCCCGGTGCTCGGCGCCTACGCCGAGTACGACGCGGTTCCCGGCAACTCCCAGCAGGTAGTACCCTACCGGGCGCCGCGCGAGGGGCTGAGCCCGTGGGCCGCCGGACACACCGACCCCCACTCGATGCTCGGCACCGCCGCGCTGACCGGGGTCCTTGCCGCCAAGGCCGCCATGGAGCGCTACGGCATCCGGGGGACGCTGAAGTTCTTCGGCGAGCCGGCGGAGAAGGTCTGCGGCTCCAAGCCGGTCCACGCCGCCAAGGGCTACTACGACGGCTTCGACGCCTTCATCGCCTACCACCCGCACGCGACGAACACCGTCGCCTGGGAGACGCAGTGCGGCTCCTACTGGAGCGCGGTCTTCACCTTCGAGTGCCTGGAGCCGGAGACCTGGATCGACAAGACGCTCCTGCCCCAACCGAGCAGCCCCCACGCCGTCGCCCGCTGCCCGGGCGCGATCGACGCGCTCTGCCTCATGTACACGACCACCAAGTACACCAAGGAGGCCATGTTCCCCCACACCGGGACCTGGACACTCAACGAGTTCATCCTGGTCGGGGGAGACGCGACGTCTGACAATCTCCCGCCGCGGTTGAGCCAGATCCAGTACTCCTGGCGCAGCCCCACGCTCGGCATCCAGCAGCAGATCTACAACGTGCTGGTCCAGAACGCCCGCCACGCCGCGGCAGCGACTGGCTGCGTCGTCTCCGTGCGTTGGGTCACCAAGACGCGCGTCGGGCTGCCGAACAACGCCTTGGCCGCGCTCACCTACCGCAATCTGGAGGCGGTCGGGGCGCCAGTCCTCAGCGAGGAAGCGCGCGCGTTCGGCCGCGAGATCCAGCGCAACCTCGGCATCCCGCCGATGGAGAACCCGTTCGACCCGGCCTGCGAGCAACTGGTTTCACCCGAGGAGTACGAGGCACGCCTGCGTCGGGTCCTCCCCGACTGGCAGCGCAACTTCACTTCGGACGATTACGTCGAGTACACCTGGCACGCCCCGACGGTCCGCCTCTTTACCGGCCGGCCGCGCCTGCGACCACACGACCCGTCCTATGAGTACCCGGCGTGGGCATACAACGCGCTGGGTGGACTGCCAGCGGCGGTCGACCCTGGCATGTTCGTCGCCGGGAAGACGATCGCGGCGACGCTGCTGGACCTACTCACCCAACCTGACGAGCTGGCCCGTGCGAAGGCAGAGTTCGTCGAACGCACCGGGGGCGGCGTCGGCGGCGACAAGTGGGTCGCGCCCCTGCTGCCGCGCGACTTCCATCCGCCGGTCGACCTGCGCTGGCCCGAGTACATCCGTACCGAGCGCGGCGAGGAGTGGTGGGTGCCCACCCCCGGCCCCGCCGGCTTCGGCGAGCGGCTGTAG
- a CDS encoding dimethylarginine dimethylaminohydrolase family protein: MATERERHWGGNTMAGTLRRALVFPPVPPGPDVSWEAFGYLRPIDHDLAVREHAALRQILTDAGVDLVVGEVDDPGLPDAIFPFDPVFMTDAGAVLCRMGKPLRAPEVALAEETMRDLGIPIAGRIVEPGTLEGGDCLWLDAQTLAIGRGYRTNTEGIRQMAEIMAAQGVEVITVDLPHWRGPGECLHLLSLISMLDRDLAVVYLPLLAAEFVQRLQERGIQLVEVPDEEFPTQGPNVLALGPRRCLLLEENRETARRLEAAGCEVILYQGREISHNRTGGPTCLTRPLLRDPL, from the coding sequence ATGGCAACCGAGCGCGAACGGCACTGGGGCGGCAACACGATGGCGGGGACACTGCGGCGGGCGCTGGTCTTCCCGCCCGTCCCGCCCGGACCCGACGTCTCCTGGGAGGCGTTCGGCTACCTGCGGCCGATCGATCACGACCTGGCAGTGCGTGAGCACGCCGCGCTGCGCCAGATCCTGACCGACGCCGGAGTGGACCTCGTCGTCGGGGAGGTCGATGACCCAGGGCTGCCGGACGCTATCTTCCCCTTCGACCCGGTCTTCATGACCGACGCCGGAGCCGTCCTGTGCCGCATGGGGAAGCCGCTCCGCGCGCCCGAGGTCGCCCTGGCCGAGGAGACGATGCGCGACCTGGGAATCCCCATTGCCGGGCGCATCGTCGAACCGGGCACGCTCGAAGGGGGCGACTGCCTCTGGCTCGATGCCCAGACGCTCGCCATCGGCCGCGGCTACCGGACCAACACCGAGGGCATCCGGCAGATGGCGGAGATCATGGCGGCGCAGGGGGTCGAGGTCATCACCGTGGACCTCCCGCACTGGCGCGGGCCCGGCGAGTGCCTGCATCTGCTCTCGCTCATCAGCATGCTCGACCGCGACCTGGCGGTCGTATACCTGCCGCTGCTCGCCGCCGAGTTCGTCCAGCGCCTCCAGGAGCGGGGTATTCAACTGGTGGAGGTGCCTGACGAGGAGTTCCCGACCCAGGGTCCGAACGTCCTAGCGCTCGGCCCGCGCCGCTGCCTGTTGCTGGAAGAAAACCGCGAGACCGCCCGCCGCCTCGAAGCAGCCGGCTGCGAGGTGATCCTGTACCAGGGCCGGGAGATCTCCCACAACCGGACGGGTGGCCCGACCTGCCTCACCCGTCCCCTCCTGCGCGACCCGCTGTAA
- the glgA gene encoding glycogen synthase: protein MVQPSKVAIFTNEYPPNIYGGAGVHVEYLSQALARIIPVEVRCFGTQDIDEGNLRVKGYLGWDEVKQNTDARFTGALDALSRDLLMAKDNFDADIVHAHTWYTQLAGFWAKQLWGVPLVVSIHSLEPLRPWKVEQLGNAYHLSSWMERTGIEGADAVIAVSKETRNDVLAHFNVPPERVHVIHNGIDLNEYQPTPNTDAIRRYGVDPDRPYVLFVGRITRQKGIIHLVNAIPELDPELQVVLLAGAPDTPEIGREMQERVAAVSAKRDGVFWIPEMLPRPDVIQFYSHASVFVCPSVYEPFGIINLEAMACETAVVASAVGGIPEVVVDGETGVLVPLSLKPGTFEPVDPAQFSSDLAAAVNRVTRDPDMQARMGRAGRRRVEERFSWDAIARQTLDLYGTLLEASGRS, encoded by the coding sequence GTGGTTCAGCCGAGCAAAGTCGCGATCTTCACCAACGAGTACCCGCCTAACATCTATGGCGGCGCGGGCGTCCACGTGGAGTACCTGAGTCAGGCGCTCGCCAGGATCATCCCGGTCGAGGTGCGCTGCTTCGGCACGCAGGACATCGATGAGGGCAACCTCCGCGTCAAGGGGTACCTGGGATGGGACGAGGTTAAGCAGAACACCGACGCGCGCTTCACCGGCGCACTGGACGCCCTCTCTCGCGACCTCCTGATGGCGAAGGACAACTTCGACGCCGACATCGTCCACGCCCACACCTGGTACACGCAGTTGGCCGGATTCTGGGCCAAGCAGCTCTGGGGCGTGCCGCTCGTGGTGTCGATCCACTCTTTGGAGCCGCTGCGGCCGTGGAAGGTGGAGCAGCTCGGCAACGCCTACCACCTCAGCAGTTGGATGGAGCGCACCGGGATCGAGGGGGCCGACGCGGTGATCGCCGTCTCCAAGGAGACGCGGAACGACGTGCTGGCGCACTTCAACGTGCCGCCCGAGCGCGTGCACGTCATCCACAACGGCATCGACCTGAACGAGTACCAGCCCACGCCCAACACCGACGCCATCCGCCGCTACGGCGTCGATCCCGACCGGCCCTACGTCCTCTTCGTCGGCCGCATCACGCGCCAGAAGGGGATCATCCACCTGGTCAACGCCATCCCGGAGCTGGATCCGGAGCTGCAGGTGGTGCTCCTGGCCGGCGCTCCCGATACACCCGAGATCGGGCGGGAGATGCAGGAGCGCGTGGCAGCCGTCAGCGCGAAGCGCGACGGGGTCTTCTGGATCCCCGAGATGCTGCCACGCCCGGACGTGATCCAGTTCTACTCCCACGCCAGCGTCTTCGTCTGCCCGTCGGTCTACGAGCCGTTCGGCATCATCAACCTCGAGGCCATGGCCTGCGAGACAGCCGTGGTTGCCTCGGCGGTCGGCGGTATCCCGGAGGTGGTGGTCGACGGGGAAACCGGCGTGTTGGTGCCGCTCTCCCTCAAGCCGGGCACCTTCGAGCCGGTCGACCCGGCACAGTTCTCGTCCGACCTCGCCGCGGCCGTCAACCGGGTCACGCGTGACCCGGACATGCAGGCACGCATGGGCCGCGCCGGCCGACGCCGGGTCGAGGAGCGCTTTAGCTGGGACGCCATCGCGCGGCAGACGCTGGACCTCTACGGCACGCTGCTGGAGGCGTCCGGCAGGTCGTGA
- a CDS encoding M28 family peptidase: protein MVDATLTTLEQALRDEISAERLKAHLEVFSRLFRDSGTEDERRAAEYIAERMREYGVATEILEFDGYISWPREGTLTVFDDKGGAQQIPVRTRSFGASTPPEGIEAELVFIPFNKPAKGEMIFSHRAVAGDYTGRDVRGKIVLTADGGPDGVRRAQERGALAHIHIWPSDEPVIHEMIATSIWGTPTRDSAPRIPRIPALGVTHADGERLREMCEAGTVRVRITSDVHTAWMRLPLVVADIPGSEPNTFLLVGAHIDSWYEGITDNATGDAALIEMARVLSKYREHLRHGVRFAWWPGHSTGRYAGSTWYADTHFMELRKYCLGYLNIDSPGVRETEIWDCRYNCGEIEHLTRAAVKELTGQDPNVRRPLKAGDQSFLGVGLPSLGAFRMLPIDHPDRKAVGGCGGGWWWHSPEDTLDKADPEILADDTRLYVTMTARMCVPALHPYDFVPVANDFINHLRDFQDVGGAHLDLTPAQHQADLFREAALRLREKAARVAAEGSDPTHLNAGMRALSRILNPALFTIAGAYEFDPALQLPVLPGLAPVQELATLDPESDDYRFLRTQLLRQRNRIEDALMQATALANSLAES from the coding sequence ATGGTTGACGCGACATTGACCACGCTGGAGCAGGCGCTCCGCGACGAGATATCGGCCGAAAGGCTCAAAGCCCATCTGGAAGTGTTCAGCCGCCTCTTCCGGGACAGCGGCACCGAGGATGAGCGCCGCGCGGCGGAATACATCGCCGAGCGCATGCGCGAGTACGGGGTGGCGACCGAGATCCTGGAGTTCGACGGCTATATCTCCTGGCCCCGTGAGGGTACGCTGACGGTCTTCGACGACAAGGGCGGCGCTCAGCAGATCCCCGTCCGTACCCGATCGTTCGGTGCCTCGACCCCTCCAGAAGGCATCGAGGCCGAGCTGGTCTTCATTCCGTTCAACAAGCCCGCCAAGGGCGAGATGATCTTTAGCCATCGAGCCGTCGCCGGCGACTATACCGGACGCGACGTGCGCGGCAAGATCGTCCTCACCGCCGACGGCGGGCCGGACGGCGTCCGCCGTGCCCAGGAGCGCGGCGCCCTCGCCCACATCCACATCTGGCCGTCGGACGAGCCGGTCATCCACGAGATGATCGCCACCAGCATCTGGGGCACGCCCACGCGCGACTCGGCGCCGCGCATCCCGCGCATCCCGGCCCTCGGTGTAACGCACGCCGACGGGGAGCGACTGCGGGAAATGTGCGAGGCCGGCACGGTCCGGGTACGCATCACCTCCGACGTCCACACCGCCTGGATGCGCCTCCCGCTGGTGGTCGCCGATATCCCCGGGAGCGAGCCCAACACCTTCCTGCTCGTCGGTGCTCACATCGACTCCTGGTACGAGGGCATCACCGACAACGCGACCGGCGACGCGGCGCTGATCGAGATGGCGCGCGTGCTCAGCAAGTACCGGGAGCACCTGCGCCACGGCGTTCGTTTCGCCTGGTGGCCGGGCCACTCCACCGGTCGCTACGCCGGCTCGACCTGGTACGCCGACACCCACTTCATGGAACTGCGCAAGTACTGCCTGGGCTACCTCAACATCGACTCCCCCGGCGTCCGCGAGACGGAGATCTGGGACTGCCGCTACAACTGCGGCGAGATCGAGCACCTGACCCGTGCTGCGGTCAAGGAGCTGACCGGGCAGGATCCGAACGTGCGCCGGCCGCTCAAGGCGGGCGACCAGTCGTTCCTGGGCGTCGGACTCCCCTCACTCGGAGCCTTCCGCATGCTCCCGATCGACCACCCCGACCGCAAGGCCGTGGGCGGCTGCGGTGGCGGCTGGTGGTGGCACTCGCCCGAGGACACCCTCGACAAGGCCGACCCGGAGATCCTCGCCGACGACACCCGGCTCTACGTCACGATGACGGCCCGCATGTGTGTCCCGGCGCTGCACCCTTACGACTTCGTCCCGGTGGCCAACGACTTCATCAATCACCTGCGCGACTTCCAGGATGTGGGAGGCGCTCACCTCGACCTCACCCCGGCACAGCACCAGGCCGACCTCTTCCGAGAAGCGGCCCTGCGGCTGCGGGAGAAGGCGGCTCGCGTCGCGGCCGAGGGGAGCGACCCGACGCACCTGAACGCGGGCATGCGCGCCCTCTCCCGGATCCTGAACCCGGCGCTCTTCACCATTGCCGGTGCGTACGAGTTCGACCCGGCGCTGCAGTTGCCGGTCCTGCCCGGCCTGGCGCCGGTTCAGGAGCTGGCGACTCTCGATCCGGAGAGCGACGACTATCGCTTCCTGCGGACCCAGCTCCTGCGCCAGCGCAACCGCATCGAGGACGCATTGATGCAGGCCACCGCCCTGGCCAACTCGCTCGCTGAGAGCTGA
- a CDS encoding M28 family peptidase — translation MDRLTTITQWTDPELEREIVDAISLDVPWKLIEDFSTLHRLSGSEDERRAIELIIEQLKEAGIPYTLYEPECFISIPLEASVRTLGPDGRSFRAKTPAMSVSTDGEEIVGELVYVPSGAGANSGDVFSTGVDLGGQDVAGKIVLTEGMASPGKVADVMAAGAKAGIFINPGEAIHEGICTTIWGTPDLDSMGRQPTIPVVAVNHPDGQALIAAAQAGAQVALATRLDTRWRPIPVLVAEIPGARVPEEFVLLHGHLDSWHVGIGDNATGDATLLELARVFWAHRDRLARSLRIAWWSGHSHGRYAGSTWYADTFALELARHCVAQVNCDSPGCRWATTYNNLTAMSETEPFVDAVIRATTGITPQPERPPRAGDYSFNSIGLSSFYMLSSTMAEEDRLAKGYYAVGGCGANIEWHTEGDTLAIADRDILLRDMRMYAASVLRVLTAPLLPFDWTRTTAEFRATLARYQEAAGSGFDFGPAQAAVDALEAALTRFYAAAPAVDDPAEPAARRFNAAQVRLGRLLIPVNYSRQAPFWHDPALNVPPLPDLAPAGALAQASDPHRRGVLRAHLTRGQNRLVWTLELARETVEAATAN, via the coding sequence ATGGATCGTTTGACCACGATCACACAGTGGACCGACCCGGAGTTGGAGCGGGAGATCGTCGACGCCATCTCGCTCGACGTGCCCTGGAAGCTGATCGAGGACTTCTCGACGCTGCACCGGCTCTCCGGCTCGGAGGACGAGCGGCGCGCCATCGAGCTCATCATCGAGCAACTGAAGGAAGCGGGCATCCCCTACACCCTCTACGAGCCCGAGTGCTTCATCTCCATCCCCCTCGAGGCCAGCGTCCGCACCCTCGGACCGGACGGCCGCTCGTTCCGCGCCAAGACCCCGGCGATGTCGGTCTCCACCGACGGCGAGGAGATCGTCGGGGAGCTTGTCTACGTGCCGAGCGGGGCCGGGGCCAACTCGGGTGACGTCTTCTCCACGGGTGTGGACCTGGGCGGCCAGGACGTGGCCGGCAAGATCGTGCTGACCGAGGGCATGGCGTCCCCGGGCAAGGTTGCCGACGTGATGGCCGCCGGCGCCAAGGCCGGGATCTTCATCAACCCCGGCGAGGCCATCCACGAGGGCATCTGCACCACCATCTGGGGCACTCCCGACCTCGACTCGATGGGCCGCCAGCCCACCATCCCCGTCGTGGCCGTCAATCACCCCGACGGCCAGGCCCTCATCGCCGCCGCCCAGGCCGGTGCCCAGGTGGCCCTGGCCACCCGCCTCGACACCCGCTGGCGCCCCATCCCCGTGCTCGTCGCCGAGATCCCCGGTGCCCGCGTCCCCGAGGAGTTCGTCCTGCTCCACGGCCACCTCGACTCCTGGCACGTCGGCATCGGCGACAACGCCACCGGCGATGCCACCCTGCTGGAGCTGGCCCGCGTCTTCTGGGCCCACCGCGACCGCCTGGCGCGCTCGCTGCGCATCGCCTGGTGGAGCGGCCACTCCCATGGCCGCTATGCCGGCTCCACCTGGTATGCCGACACCTTCGCCCTGGAGCTGGCGCGCCACTGCGTGGCCCAGGTCAACTGCGACTCCCCCGGCTGCCGCTGGGCCACCACCTACAACAACCTGACCGCCATGAGCGAGACCGAGCCCTTCGTCGACGCCGTCATCCGTGCCACCACCGGCATCACCCCCCAGCCCGAGCGCCCACCGCGGGCCGGCGACTACTCCTTCAACAGCATCGGCCTCTCCAGCTTCTACATGCTCAGCTCCACCATGGCCGAGGAGGACCGCCTCGCCAAGGGCTACTACGCCGTGGGCGGCTGCGGGGCCAACATCGAGTGGCACACCGAGGGCGACACCCTCGCGATCGCCGACCGCGACATCCTGCTGCGCGATATGCGCATGTATGCCGCCTCGGTGCTGCGGGTGCTCACTGCCCCCCTGCTGCCCTTCGACTGGACGCGCACCACGGCCGAGTTCCGCGCCACCCTGGCGCGCTACCAGGAGGCCGCGGGCAGCGGCTTCGACTTCGGCCCGGCCCAGGCGGCGGTGGACGCCCTGGAGGCGGCGCTAACCCGCTTCTATGCGGCGGCCCCGGCCGTCGACGATCCGGCCGAGCCGGCGGCGCGGCGCTTCAACGCGGCGCAGGTGCGGCTGGGGCGGCTGCTGATCCCGGTCAACTACAGTCGGCAGGCGCCCTTCTGGCATGACCCGGCGCTGAACGTGCCGCCGCTGCCGGACCTGGCCCCGGCGGGGGCGCTGGCACAGGCGAGCGACCCGCACCGGCGGGGGGTGCTGCGCGCGCATCTGACCCGCGGGCAGAACCGCCTGGTCTGGACCCTGGAGCTGGCCCGCGAGACCGTCGAGGCCGCCACGGCGAACTGA
- a CDS encoding CapA family protein: protein MQSRRPTTVSLVGDVMIRTPFAQQPAAQDPAFAAAVAEMRSADLVVANLEMPLSNRGYRVPKHSNLRSDPAIIDDVKGMGVHAVTLANNHMMDYGHPALFDTLEACERAGILHCGAGADLDAASQPAWLTHDGARIALLSVASTLPVESDAGPGKPGIAPIRVGFSFEVDANLLVEQPGTMPIVRSWVDPTDQERVCEQIAALKKEADAVIVGIHWGVPSYWLSPYQGLLAEYQQPLGHALIDAGADVVCGHHSHSLHPIEIYQNKPIFYSLGNFIFEQPRGFMEPESVIARVTFGPEPSVELVPLILDEAGFPQLVSGADAERVFALLNRLSQPFGTQLEISGDRAQVVVG, encoded by the coding sequence ATGCAGAGTCGTCGCCCGACCACGGTCAGCCTGGTCGGAGACGTTATGATCCGCACGCCGTTCGCGCAGCAGCCGGCCGCACAGGATCCCGCCTTTGCCGCCGCCGTCGCTGAGATGCGTAGCGCCGACCTGGTGGTCGCCAACCTGGAGATGCCGCTGTCGAACCGCGGCTACCGCGTCCCCAAGCACTCCAATCTCCGCTCCGATCCGGCGATCATCGACGACGTCAAGGGCATGGGTGTCCACGCCGTGACGCTCGCCAACAACCACATGATGGACTACGGTCACCCGGCGCTCTTCGACACGCTGGAGGCCTGCGAGCGGGCCGGCATCCTGCACTGCGGCGCCGGGGCCGACCTGGACGCGGCCAGCCAGCCGGCCTGGCTGACCCACGACGGCGCCCGCATCGCGCTCCTGAGCGTCGCCTCCACGCTCCCGGTCGAGTCCGACGCCGGACCGGGCAAGCCGGGAATCGCGCCCATCCGCGTCGGCTTCTCCTTCGAGGTTGACGCGAACCTGTTGGTCGAGCAGCCCGGCACCATGCCGATCGTGCGCAGTTGGGTCGACCCCACCGATCAGGAGCGCGTCTGCGAGCAGATCGCCGCGCTGAAGAAGGAAGCCGACGCGGTCATCGTCGGCATCCACTGGGGCGTCCCGTCCTACTGGCTGTCGCCGTACCAGGGTCTGCTGGCGGAGTACCAGCAGCCGCTCGGGCACGCCCTGATCGACGCGGGCGCCGATGTCGTATGCGGCCACCACTCGCACTCGCTGCATCCGATCGAGATCTACCAGAACAAGCCCATCTTCTACAGCCTCGGGAACTTCATCTTCGAGCAGCCGCGCGGCTTCATGGAGCCGGAGTCAGTCATCGCCCGCGTTACGTTCGGGCCGGAGCCATCAGTCGAGCTGGTGCCGTTGATCCTGGACGAGGCGGGCTTCCCGCAGCTCGTCAGTGGCGCCGACGCCGAGCGGGTGTTCGCGCTGCTCAACCGGCTCTCGCAGCCCTTCGGGACACAACTGGAGATTAGTGGCGACCGCGCGCAGGTCGTCGTCGGGTAG
- a CDS encoding ABC transporter permease yields the protein MAQAQTLSREQIETQRAPRSWGRIAWQRFVRNRVAVLSALFLIVMYLVALFAPVLAPYDPNEVDILYTHARPSREHLLGTDESGRDVLSRLIVGSRASMSVGLIAMVISIAIGSLIGAASGYLGRAVDSVLMRLTDGMMAIPYFFLVLIVVAVFGSSFRNIVIVIGVTSWMVVARIVRSEVLRYRNLEFVQAARALGATNARILFRHIVPHTVPSIIVAATLGVANAILLESALSYLGLGIQPPQASWGNMLSNSQAYLWENPILPVYPGLLILFTVLAYNFLGDALRDALDPQYREGNL from the coding sequence ATGGCACAAGCACAGACCCTGAGCAGAGAACAGATCGAAACCCAGCGGGCACCCCGCTCGTGGGGACGGATCGCCTGGCAGCGCTTCGTGCGGAACCGCGTGGCGGTGCTGTCGGCCCTGTTCCTGATCGTGATGTACCTGGTCGCGCTGTTCGCACCGGTCCTGGCGCCGTACGACCCGAACGAGGTCGACATCCTCTATACCCACGCCCGGCCGTCCCGCGAGCACCTGCTGGGGACCGACGAGAGCGGCCGGGATGTCCTCTCGCGCCTGATCGTTGGTTCGCGGGCGTCGATGAGCGTCGGTCTCATCGCCATGGTGATCTCGATCGCCATCGGCTCGCTCATCGGCGCCGCGAGCGGCTACCTCGGCCGGGCGGTGGACAGCGTCCTGATGCGGCTGACCGACGGGATGATGGCAATCCCGTATTTCTTCCTCGTCCTCATCGTGGTGGCCGTCTTCGGGTCGAGCTTCCGAAATATCGTCATCGTCATCGGCGTGACCAGTTGGATGGTGGTCGCCCGCATCGTGCGGAGTGAGGTGCTGCGCTACCGGAACCTGGAATTCGTCCAGGCAGCGCGGGCACTCGGGGCAACGAACGCCCGCATCCTGTTCCGCCATATCGTGCCCCATACCGTCCCGTCGATCATCGTCGCGGCGACCCTGGGCGTGGCCAACGCCATCCTGCTGGAGTCGGCGCTGAGCTATCTCGGGCTGGGCATCCAGCCACCGCAGGCCAGTTGGGGCAACATGCTGAGCAACTCCCAGGCATACCTGTGGGAGAACCCGATCCTGCCGGTCTACCCCGGCCTGCTCATCCTCTTCACCGTGCTCGCCTACAACTTCCTCGGCGACGCGCTGCGCGACGCCCTGGACCCGCAGTACCGCGAAGGGAACCTGTAG